The segment TCAATTCCTCCtcaaaagcaatgtctctaaccttTTCTCCCTCAAACTCAACGTCCTCAAAAAATGTTGCAGTTccagtctaaaaaatattttttattatgggatcataaaatttataaCCCTTAGATTGCTCAGAATAGCCAATAAAATAGCTGCTTACTGTTTTGGAGTCaaatttcttttcatgtggtttatAAAGCCTTGCCTCAACTGGACATCcctaaatgtgaaagtgctttaAATTAGGCTTTTGACCTGTCAAAAACTCATATGGTGTTTTGCAATTGCTTTATTAGATACTCTATTCAGAATGTAAGCTGTTGTTTTCAATGCTTCTCCCTAGAGGGACCCAGGTAAGGTAGAATGAGTAATCATGCTCCTTACCATATCCTTAAGAGTTCTATTTCATCTTTTAGCTACACCATTCATACTAGGTGATCCTGACATGGTGTACTGTGGGACAATACCGCATTCCTCTAGGAATTTCGCAAATGGTCCTGGACATTGTTCACCTGCGGCATCATATCTACAGTAGTACTCACCACTACGATCAGATTTGATGTTTTTTTAATCCTTTTGTTGAGTTGATTTTCAACTTCAGCTTTATAAGCTTTGAACACATCCAAAGACTGAGATTTCTCATGAATGAGATATGGGTACCCTTAACGTGAGTAATAgtctatgaatgttatgaaatattgttgACCATTCTAGGATGCCGTAGGGAATGACCCACAAATAtctgtatgaattaattttaagatGTCTGAAGATTTGTTAGCACCCAATCTCTTGGTTACGGTCTGTTTTCCCTTAATGCAATCAACACAGACATCAAAGTCTGTGAAGTCAAGGGACTCTAAAATACCATCAGACACAAGGCGTTCAACTCTAACTTTTGAGATATGACCTAAGTGCCTATGCCATAATGATGTtgaattttccttatttaatttgCATTTAATACCACGTGATTCCACATGCAAGTTTTTATTATAGGATGCAACAGTTTCTACAAAATAAAGGTTGTCATAAGTATTTAAATAACCAGTTCCAATAACATTTGAATTTAAAGAtgaattaaattgattatttcCGAATAAAcaataatatccaaatttgtCCAACAAAGAAACAAAAACTAAATTCCGTCTAAATGACGGTACAAtaaaagtgtcttttaaatccaaataaaaaccagttcctaataacaacctaaaatgcCCAATCGCTTCCACTTCTACCAATTTTCCATCGCCCACAAAGATGTGTCTTTCACCATCACTTGGCTTTCGGTAACTCAGGCAACCCTGCATAGAAACACTTATATGAGTAGTAGCACTAGAATCTATCCACCAAGTGTTTCTAGGTACTGAAGCTAAATTAATCTCAGAACAGACCAAATTAAGAATTATGTCGTTCTTTGCACTCCAAGCATGATATTTGGTACAATATTTCTTTACGTGTCCGGACTTGGTACAAAAGAAACAATTCTCTGTAGCTTGTTATTGTTTCTTTTGAGCTGGACCCTTAGCAGCTTCattctgatattttcttttcttgcccTTGTCTTTAGGGGCATTGGCCAAATGAACACTTTCAGACTTATCACGCTTCAACCTTTTTTCCTCTTGCACACAATGAGAAATAAGCTCATTTAAGGTTCATTTCTCCTTTTAGCAGctataactaattttaaattgattaaactgTGCAGGAAGCGATACCAAAACGATAAGAACAAGCAATTCCTCAGAAAGCTCGATCTTAAGTGCCTTAAGTCTTGAAGTAGTCTGGAACATCTCCATAATGTACTTTCTTACGTTTCCTtgacccttatattcatagacatcaaagaagtcggaagtgatgtcatctcaaccttatcatttttagtaaaacatttctcaatttcatcaaggAAACCCTTGGCCTGAGTAATCTTTTCAGATTTTGTGCCCCTAAAGGCTTCTAGAATGACAtgtttcatgatcattagacttATGCGATTTGAACGACCCCACCTCTTAAAATCCCTCTTAACATCAGGGGTGCTTTCTGCAGTGAGAGGTGcaggttgttcttcccttagtgtaaggtctatgtccatacagccaagcactataagtgccttttccattgcttaaaattagtcccattaagtatgggtatagaatttatattagcagatattaTGGCAGCAGAAGATGAAATAactgaatatagaacaaaaacaagcttaaatcactattcataagtaaataataaattcaagataatggctAATCTCATCTCAAaataccaaacacaacattaatattaagtctttggacagtaatattaacagtaagtggtactcttgttgtagcaatcaaacattgacaataaattatatcaaacaatgaattaatatttggactaacttattgcttacataaaataccttataattgtcacacatttatcaccacagatttctttgaaattctgtcaaatattaacttacctttgagTCAATCaataaacgcatgaatcacaaaaacatataatcatcttaatatttcaaataaactaatctacacaaaagaggtcactttaGCTGCATTttttcaactaatttatttaaaatattagacatccttaattaaaagccaaaatctgaatttatttgtttcaaaatatttatcttaatttcatctttcaatcaaattaaaagataattatatatatttatatatatttccaAAACAACATGCATTAAACTAATCAAGGtatgcatatattatatatttatatatagacgAAACATATACATATGAATCAATTTCTATACTTTGAAATTCTTTTAAATGCcttatatgatttttaaaataataataataataaccacatgttttgtaattatatatgcatatatacataCAATAAATCaagtataaattataaaaaaaagctaaaacaaaaccctaaaatttttaatatgaaTTCAAGATAATCAAGATCTAAAAAAATACTTAAATATAAATCTTCAAAGATCAACATATATATCCGAAATATGAAAccaatgaaatttcatgaatcaaTCATTCAAAAGAACTTTAATCAATTCTCAATGATTCGATATGATGAGGCTTAGATGCCActtgttagatttgtaaaataaaactaaataaatcaggatctatcatgtcaaatcatcaagaataaattaaGAATAAAACTAAATacggaagcgtacctgaatccatgaattcCTTGAAGTTTTACCAGATTTTggagatttgatcttccaaattagcacacaagaaattcagagaatttATGCTCTCTCTTCCTAATGatgagatattagaaaagatatcttgtgtataattttgggaccataaccctaatatttataaccttggcatattagttctaatcaaattctaattagcccatcattaattagaatttgattagaactcaactactagagtatctacacaaaTTTGACtgatactttatttaataattaaagcctaataaaattctaaccaaattagatcacatTTAATTTgagctaacctatcatgatagtaaataataacatataattacccttattatatatgtgatgtccatattttccaacaaataaTGCCAAAAATGGCATCCTGTACAACGTCTAAGACTACAGCAATAGTAGGCACTTGTCTATATCTTGTGTATCGTGCTTTGTCACCCGAAAAAGCTCACGGTACAACGTTGATAATACTATTGGGAGAAAAAGCAGATATCAAGTCAACCTTAAGCTCAAACATCCTAATCAATGTCGTTGTTCCAAATCCTGCTACATCCAAATAGGGGAAAATACATTCATTTGGCCAGTAGCTCGGATTGTGGACATGCGCTCTCCAAATACGATACTCACCCTGTCCATAACAAATTACCGTATTAGTTAAATATGTCAATTAGAAAAATAATGACgtacaaatttataaaatattcatGAATAGCAAGTAGCACTATTATTTACCAATACATTAATCATCATAGCAATGTGATCAGTTGCTTCAATCAATGAACACATCTCAATATCTACACAAACAAAATTGAATAAACAATATTGCTTCCACCTAATAATATTTAGCAAAACTCATTTTCATAagtaattttagaatttttatttaaataaaactttcacataataatattaattaccaactaaacaaaaaattattaaaataaattacctTAACAAGGAAGTTTGCAACTGAAATTTGaggatatttattaaaatatatataaacataactAATCtagtaaaatataaattataagcataaaaataataaaacaataaaaaaaacctCCAACACAAACCAACTTTTTTTCTCCCAAAAACTCCAATACTAACATATTTTTACAGACTAAATATAATCTTAAACATTAAatctaaatattaaaaataaaatataaacatataatatacaaattgcaaaacatacattaaaactATCATAATCTATCCTTAAAACTCCATCACaaacaactttttacaaataaatatataatctTAAATATTAAATCTAAAGATTAACGatagattaaaatataaaatatatataatatataaattattattacaaATAATAAAACATACCTTAAAACTATAACAATTTTTCCTCCCAAAATTCCAATTCAAAATAGCAAactataataacaaaaaaaaaaatttcttctttacttttgaaatttcaattggGGAAGAGGGACCGGTTTATATAAATAGAAGAAgggaaagaaataaaagaaaaaaatagtttGGGGTGTGAGCTCGTGATTGATTGGTCACGTTGAACGGCAGGGTGTTAGCCTATCAAGTGGCACTAGGTTGACACCCTACCGTTCATCGTGACCAATAGGTCACGGGCTCACCCTCCAAGCTATTTTTTTTCAGCTTGCTTCTTTTTTTCCTTGTCcataacttctttttttttttgaaaaaagacATTGATGTTACCAATGTGTTAAGCGACACCAAaaagattattatttttatctcgtATACCATTTCTACTATATTTGGGAGGaaatacaaatattttttataaatatttgtcGGTGCCGCCAATTTGCCAGGCATCagcatttaaaaaaattatttttttctaacTACATGATTAACTAATGATTGGTGACAGAGTTTGGGTGGTGCTGCCTGACAGTGTAGTTTGTAATTAATTTGTCTTTCATACCATTTTCGTTTTTTGTTttgtattaattttgtaaaaaaactCTTTAAACGGATCTATCACATCaatctaaaataatatatattaatatttattgaatgacttaatttttttaaaatttacatcaaATTTGATAAGCATAATTTgtatgaatagaatatgaaatattacagttgaataattaaaatgttaattgtACAAAACTACGTAGAAATGTGTAAAACTACTTTAGTTTTATATCAATATATTTTATATCGATGTAAGTATATCCTCCTcttaataaattattttgttaaattctgTTTATATAGATAATAATAGAAGCTAGTAGAGAACTGGTGTAatattttaattagttaattttatttttgcacatattttaatatatgagaaAGGAATAACTAATTCATTACTCTCGTAATTTTTAACAAAGAGaaagtttatatttattttgatgatgttgtattTTTATTAGAGATTTTGTAGGTGAGTCATGTGAATTTAAGTTCCCAATTTTCCAATTGGGTGTGAGTCAATCAATGATAGGGTAGGGTAAAAAGTTAAAAagtaaaagaagagagaaaatgaaTGCCGTACAACATACGTCACGGCGCTGTAAAAATCCTATCTTATAAAACTCCCGCATGTTAGGAAAAAAgagatttaaaaaagaaaaaaaaacactatCACTGTCTGCTCGCCTCTGTTTATTTTTCTGTGGTTGCAACTTGCGCATAAAAGCTTTGGCCTTTCGCTTTGCCTTTGGTTATTTTCATTCTTTGGTGGttaataataaagaaaaaaaaaaggaaaaaaagaagggATTTAAGAAAGTGAAATCCTCTTGTTTATGGTTTTTAAGGTGGGTTTCGCttcaaattttgatttgattaagaataaattgaaaggaaaaaaaaaatggagagagaTTTTCTGGGTTTGAACTCAAAACAATCCTTCCCTTTGGTTAAAGAAGAAGTTGAAGAAATTGGTGTGTATTTTCTCCCCTTTTTGCCTCTTTAAacctttcttcttttttcttcaatCAACTCTCCATTTAGTTTAAGAAACTTCCTTTCTTTGGACAACCATGTTAAAGATTCCAGTTTTAGTAATGGCGTTGTTTTGTTTGGGATTTGATAGGTTTTACCAAAAGCTTGGGGATTCAATGGCCAATTTCAAACAAGGTTTCTTCAGCTGTTCCACCACAGCAGATGAGTTTTGATTTTGCTCAAGTAGATAACGCTAAAAGAATTGGATATGATTCAATAGTATCCCCTGCTTTCATGCATATCTCACCACCAGATGCTGCTCAACTTCAGGTTTGCTTTCATTTCCCTTGCTTCTACTTTAGGCATAGATACAGAGATATCAACTTTTTCTGAACCTTTTTAAACATTAAGTATTTGTATAAAACATGATTATAGCGATACGACTCTGGAAACACGGATGTACATGTTTTTAGTATTTATTGATTGAGAATGTCTCCTACTGTGTGTGAATACTAAACTGGTACTGCTTTCTCTCTTCCCATGTTGGTCTTCACCATCTAGAAATCTTTCAATCACAACAGGCAACGAGTAGGCAATCATTTCCCATTCACAGCTGCTTCTGTTCAGCATGATGCACATCATGTTCAACGGCCTTATGACATGAAAATGTTTCCGGTCTCGAACCAATCAGTTCCCGTTTCAACCACCAACCCATTTATGAATAATCATTTCACTACTACTGCTATGAAATCACAATTGCTTGGAGGAATTCCAGTTACGACTCCGCCGCATTCGGTTCTTCCCACCCTCAGTTCCTTTGGTGGAAGCATCGAACCACGGTAAGTTTAATGATTTTAAGCTCGAGTAGAGTTGCTTTTATCGAAAAGGTTGACAACAGGTTACTGAACTTCGGTCGTAATTTTGCCATCCTTATTAGGAAAAGTGTCAGGGGCCTTGGGGACTCCAGATCACCTGTTCAATTGACTATCTTTTATGCTGGTACCGTGAATGTTTACGATGATATCACCCCCGAGAAGGTGACTCTCTTTCACGTTCTGGTATCTACTGGTTAATGGAAAGCTTAGAAAGTTACATTTTCTTTTGCATCTTATTCAGGCTCAGGCTATCATGTTACTTGCTGGGAATGGATCTTCCTTGACTTCTAATGTGGCACATCCAAAAGTCCAAGTCCAGGCACCAATTTCAAAACCACTTCAATTCGAAAATCTTCCCACGAATCATTTCACGAATGAACAACTTTGTTCTGGTATCCCAAGCCCTTTATCGGTTTCATCTCACACTGGTGTTCAATCCAGGAGTGGATCCACTAGTACTGATGAAAAGACCGTATGCAAGACCACAGGAAGTCTGACATCCCCTATTAGCCTAGTGGAGTCTCCTAAATTGGCAAATACCATGGGACCTGTTACCCCAACCAGCATTATGCCTACTGGTATGCATTTTGGTTAAGCTAAATTCACTCTTCAGAACTTACTCACCACTGAAAGTTATCGGTAAATAACGCGGAATCATTTGCTTGCAGTGCCACAGGCTCGCAAAGCATCCTTGGCTCGGTTTTTGGAGAAGCGCAAGGAGAGGTTAGTTTTTATACAAGGAACAGTTATTGGCAGCTTAATGGCATTTTAGTAGAAACCTTAAAGTCTCAAGATTATGAGATGTAAATATATTAATCCTCTGGTGTTTATTGCAAGTTTGATAGCTGAGGCATGAACTCTACTCTTTTTTAAAGTACTCATGTTCTATATGTGTAGAGTACTCGTGTCCAACATATATGAACATGATTCTTTAAATAcatggaaaacttagaaaaagttTGAACATATTCATATTAGACACTTGTACCACAGTTGGATGATAGGTTTAAAGCTCAAGTTCCGATCTCATGCTCGAATTAAAGCCTAATTATCTGGCTGGTGCTCTGTTTGTAGGACTATGACTGCATCACCATATGATCTAAGCAAGAAACCTCCACATTGTACAACCCAGGGATCAAATGCATGAACTTGGCTGTGCAAACCCTGCAACAAGGTTTGGTCTTTCAGGGTTTAGCCATGGTTACTTATTTGGTGTCATTAAAAGGAAAGTAATTTAAGTTTTATATATGTAATTCCCTTCAACTGAATGAATTTTATATTTGTGTACTTTATTTCTTAGGGTCTATAATTgtacccttttttttcttttttctttttgtttggtATTAGTGTGGGATTATTTTCTACTTTGTAACCCATTCAATCTTTTGTtacattataaaaaaataatacaacAGTaagattttgtattttttttttctgaatcgATCTTAAACATAAAAGCTTGGTTTTGCTCCCTCAATCTACGGATGCCTAAAATCACCATTTATACAAGGCTAACAACATAATATCCCATTTCACCGGAGCTATTTCCCTACTGTTCCCAAATAAATCTTCTCACAATTCTTTCAATTTCAACACACAATCACAGAAAGCAACGTGGTCTGCATAAAGCAATATGATGCACTTAGGATGTGATAGAGATGAGCAGATAAAGGAGAGACAATGGCAGAATCTGATACTGAGTTCCCAAGGTTCCAATTTTGTGTTCACAAAGATGAACCGGTATCTACAAGCCCACTTAGCAGGCTTCAAAGGCGAGCCCCTTGTCCTATGCGGATTAAGCCTAATGTTGATTGCAAGGCTTCAGCATCACAAGCAATGGACTTCAATTTAaatacatcatcatcatcataatcGGTTTCATTTAGTTCATTCTATCAAAGTAAAGATCCTATTCCGCTACTATTGCCTCTTGTTTTGCCTTCGTTGCTTCAATCATCATAGGCATCACTTAGAAAAAATGGTGTTTTTAAATTGATGCAAAGCAACTTTCTAGTCAGAGACATGAATACAGAGCAACTTGGGTGGAAATTTATGGATTCCCTTTGCATGTGTGGAATTACAAGAAGATAGCATAGCAGAgctattggggggggggggggggttggAGGTGATACCTTAAAGTTGCATGAATGCTACATTGTTGATTATGACGACCCAACTAAAAAAGATTGAGGATGTGGATTAGATAGATTTCCAATCAGAGTTACTGAATTGACTTTGGTTTGTAGTATGACTATATAATATGGGTGTAATTGTCAAAGTGGTCAGAGACATCTGAAGTGGACAACTTTGGCACGTGGGATGGAATGTTGGGGACATTCAACGTGAAAATCAGAGGATTTCGAATCATAGAGTGATATATTCAATGGAATTGTGTCACCAATGCTTGAGGGAAACAAGGAAAATATTAAGAAATTTAAAGAGGAATGGAGAAGTTATGAAGCTGGCAGGAATTTGTGGGTAAAGTTGAGAAAGGGTGGAATAAGAACCATTTTGGGTGCATTGATTCTTGTTGAGAAGACAGGAAAACTGATTGACCAATAAGATTAGGTACGGGACAGTACTCATATTCTATATTTATTAACTCACCTTTACttattttctcattttgattttttttttagttatcttgggttttttttttaatatttaatcaagttgcttattatttttttttcagaAAACTGACTCAACTAACAACACTAATATGAAAGGTCGCAGTTCACATattcataaaaaattttaaaattttaatgcttttttttaaaaaaaatcaacatatgtaaaaaaatttcataaaaacttttaaaaattttaccatattAGCAATGAAGTATACCTAAAATGTCACGTGAGCTATCACGTCaatgtcattaaaattttaacagttcagtcaaatttttcataaaaagaaaataatttgattaattttatagATTGAGGCCAATATGACAAAATAAGTAAACAATAGAggctaaatttatttttaaaatttttaaatataacttAATGACACatgataaaattttaactttGCTTGTAGAGTTTAAAGTTTTCCGTTTGTGTACaaataattactcaaaaatttcaataatttaaaattattttttccaaAATGATCAAATATATTGGAAAAAAGGTTTTTTTTGAAAATGATGATTTTACATcggtaatatttttatataattttagaaaaaataatgctataaaattttaatttttgcaaaTTTTGTAAATGTATATacacaaaataatattttttaacttttgagTTTATAACAAACTTTCTTGACTTTTAACTTTTTCTAACTTTAATTATTATATACTAGAAATCATATCTTACGCGTATAGTGTGGAAACCATAAATATATAACACAaatgtgtgtttaaaaataaaataaaataaataaagtaacatATAAGAATATATGCAATTGATGGAGTTTATAACGTgtcaataataaaattaaaatgtataagaaTATTAAAACGA is part of the Gossypium arboreum isolate Shixiya-1 chromosome 5, ASM2569848v2, whole genome shotgun sequence genome and harbors:
- the LOC108450237 gene encoding protein TIFY 6B-like isoform X2; its protein translation is MSFDFAQVDNAKRIGYDSIVSPAFMHISPPDAAQLQKSFNHNRQRVGNHFPFTAASVQHDAHHVQRPYDMKMFPVSNQSVPVSTTNPFMNNHFTTTAMKSQLLGGIPVTTPPHSVLPTLSSFGGSIEPRKSVRGLGDSRSPVQLTIFYAGTVNVYDDITPEKAQAIMLLAGNGSSLTSNVAHPKVQVQAPISKPLQFENLPTNHFTNEQLCSGIPSPLSVSSHTGVQSRSGSTSTDEKTVCKTTGSLTSPISLVESPKLANTMGPVTPTSIMPTVPQARKASLARFLEKRKERTMTASPYDLSKKPPHCTTQGSNA
- the LOC108450237 gene encoding protein TIFY 6B-like isoform X1, which encodes MERDFLGLNSKQSFPLVKEEVEEIGFTKSLGIQWPISNKVSSAVPPQQMSFDFAQVDNAKRIGYDSIVSPAFMHISPPDAAQLQKSFNHNRQRVGNHFPFTAASVQHDAHHVQRPYDMKMFPVSNQSVPVSTTNPFMNNHFTTTAMKSQLLGGIPVTTPPHSVLPTLSSFGGSIEPRKSVRGLGDSRSPVQLTIFYAGTVNVYDDITPEKAQAIMLLAGNGSSLTSNVAHPKVQVQAPISKPLQFENLPTNHFTNEQLCSGIPSPLSVSSHTGVQSRSGSTSTDEKTVCKTTGSLTSPISLVESPKLANTMGPVTPTSIMPTVPQARKASLARFLEKRKERTMTASPYDLSKKPPHCTTQGSNA